One Tachypleus tridentatus isolate NWPU-2018 chromosome 3, ASM421037v1, whole genome shotgun sequence DNA window includes the following coding sequences:
- the LOC143247223 gene encoding LIM domain only protein 3-like produces the protein MDVKQQISQRLPVDTGMASECAGCQKVIRERYLLKALDQFWHEDCLRCACCDCRLGEVGSTLFTKANLILCKRDYLRLFGTTGVCSACNKTIPAFEMVMRARGNVYHLECFACQQCNHRFCVGDRFYLHNNRILCEYDYEDRALFANLPYTGDSLTQLKKQTENLSSGAKDDASSGYGSPDSLVSEGK, from the exons ATGgatgtaaaacaacaaatatctcAGCGACTTCCTGTTGACACGGGGATGGCATCAGAGTGCGCTGGGTGTCAGAAAGTTATCCGAGAGAGGTACCTATTGAAGGCTCTGGACCAGTTCTGGCACGAGGACTGTCTAAGGTGTGCCTGTTGTGACTGCAGGCTGGGAGAGGTTGGCTCCACTCTTTTCACTAAGGCTAATCTCATACTCTGCAAGAGAGATTATCTCAG ATTGTTCGGTACGACCGGTGTTTGTTCAGCTTGTAACAAAACTATCCCAGCCTTCGAGATGGTGATGAGAGCCAGAGGAAACGTGTATCACTTGGAGTGTTTCGCTTGTCAGCAGTGTAACCACAG GTTCTGCGTTGGAGACAGGTTTTACTTGCACAACAACAGAATATTATGTGAATACGATTACGAAGACAGGGCTTTGTTTGCCAACCTGCCCTACACTGGAGACAGTCTTACCCAGTTGAAAAAACAGACGGAAAACTTGTCTTCTGGTGCTAAAGATGACGCTTCGAGTGGCTATGGAAGTCCAGACTCGTTAGTCAGTGAAGGGAAGTAG